The following are from one region of the Bacillaceae bacterium S4-13-56 genome:
- a CDS encoding ATP-grasp domain-containing protein has product MDKMLIILGASEFGVLAGRNLGFKVIVVSPKSTNISTKIIDKAESVIIVDNLEDEDEVLKKVNDLLKIYKKIDLVLSFTELGLKTASIISEKLNLPTNHLNVIESTRNKSLMREIFLKNDILRLDYKAGFINEFQQDQLPIHAPFIIKPLDGYGSKNVFFIENQEEWAKWYINNKDDSDIHWIVEPYIEGPEYSIETVSSRGNHFIIGITEKNTTGKPNFIETGHSVPASLNHILYDQIIQATKESLTSIGVQHGPSHIEVKWDNKNNKIVIIEMHTRPGGDYIPLLHTLSTGIDQYEIGIRSFYDPSVLELILPEHVKHSSIKFLTFKEGTLLSKGFSDNISDENIKDWAIYYNIGEKVKKTADSYSRAGHIIVSSNSRESNNESLNSFEEKLLIKIN; this is encoded by the coding sequence ATGGATAAAATGTTAATTATTTTAGGTGCTAGTGAATTTGGGGTATTAGCAGGGAGAAATCTTGGCTTTAAAGTCATTGTAGTTAGTCCTAAATCTACGAATATCTCTACTAAAATTATTGATAAAGCAGAAAGTGTAATTATTGTAGATAATTTAGAGGATGAAGATGAAGTATTAAAAAAGGTTAATGATTTACTAAAAATTTATAAGAAAATTGATTTAGTATTAAGTTTTACAGAATTAGGGTTAAAAACTGCTTCTATAATTAGTGAGAAGCTAAATTTACCCACTAATCACCTTAATGTTATAGAATCCACTAGAAATAAATCACTTATGAGGGAAATATTTTTGAAGAATGATATACTAAGATTAGATTATAAAGCTGGGTTTATTAATGAGTTTCAACAAGATCAATTACCAATTCATGCTCCTTTTATTATCAAGCCCCTTGACGGTTATGGTAGTAAAAATGTCTTTTTTATAGAAAACCAAGAGGAATGGGCAAAATGGTATATAAATAATAAAGATGATAGTGATATACATTGGATAGTTGAACCATATATTGAAGGACCTGAGTATAGCATTGAAACGGTTTCGTCAAGGGGAAATCATTTTATAATAGGGATAACTGAGAAAAACACAACAGGAAAACCGAATTTTATTGAAACTGGGCATTCTGTTCCAGCATCTCTAAACCATATTTTATATGATCAAATTATACAAGCAACAAAGGAATCTCTAACATCAATAGGAGTACAACATGGCCCTAGCCATATTGAAGTTAAATGGGATAATAAGAACAATAAAATAGTCATTATCGAAATGCATACTAGACCAGGTGGTGATTACATACCTCTTTTACATACCCTTTCGACGGGTATTGATCAGTATGAAATAGGTATAAGATCATTTTATGATCCATCTGTTTTAGAATTAATATTGCCTGAACACGTTAAGCATAGCTCAATCAAGTTTTTAACATTTAAAGAAGGAACACTATTAAGTAAGGGCTTTTCAGATAATATTAGCGATGAAAATATCAAAGATTGGGCTATATATTATAATATTGGTGAAAAAGTAAAGAAGACAGCTGATTCTTATAGCCGTGCCGGACATATCATTGTAAGTTCAAATTCAAGGGAATCAAATAATGAATCATTAAATTCCTTTGAAGAAAAATTACTTATTAAAATAAATTAA
- a CDS encoding ATP-grasp domain-containing protein translates to MKNILFIETNTTGTGSKAMKIAKDKGYKVHFWTSNFDQYNSMQENDHPSKIADEYLVIDTYDIEKMKYEIREKQLSFSGILAFDDYHLLPAAALANEFNLPGHKACSLEKVRNKRKMRDHILKNEFNLISQPEYNAVSSIEDLDKIQLNFPCVIKPVDDSGSNGVTVCKNEEQLRNSLGTEIKRKTNERGYQLTEEWLIEEFITGEEYSAEMIYTDLSWKLVSVTEKETFGDHSVECGHITGRLDFPFINLEKNLSKLLELFGLNFGAAHIEFFVVENNIYLVEINPRLAGDCIPELVEIATGVNMVDHVVLQAIGERLDIGNKKEKFASIQFALPVSLGEYKKVTGVEKVKDTKGFVRMSINKLPYISTGIKSSYHRLGYIITKGDTKKEAQIAAKEAINTLEWSVSNG, encoded by the coding sequence ATGAAAAATATCTTATTTATTGAGACCAATACTACAGGAACTGGATCAAAAGCCATGAAGATAGCAAAGGATAAGGGATATAAAGTTCATTTTTGGACATCTAATTTTGACCAATATAATTCTATGCAAGAAAATGATCACCCAAGTAAGATTGCAGACGAATATCTGGTTATTGATACCTACGATATTGAGAAAATGAAGTATGAAATTAGGGAGAAACAATTGAGTTTTTCTGGAATTTTAGCATTTGATGATTATCACCTCTTACCTGCCGCAGCATTGGCAAATGAGTTTAATTTACCTGGTCATAAAGCATGTTCTTTAGAGAAAGTTCGAAACAAAAGAAAAATGCGAGATCATATTTTGAAAAATGAATTTAATTTAATTTCTCAACCAGAGTACAATGCTGTTTCTTCTATAGAAGACCTTGACAAAATACAATTGAATTTCCCATGTGTAATTAAACCAGTAGATGATAGTGGGAGTAACGGGGTAACCGTTTGTAAAAATGAAGAACAACTAAGAAACTCATTAGGAACAGAGATTAAAAGAAAAACAAATGAACGTGGGTATCAATTAACAGAAGAATGGCTTATTGAAGAGTTCATAACTGGAGAAGAGTATTCTGCTGAAATGATATATACTGATTTAAGTTGGAAGTTAGTTTCCGTTACAGAGAAAGAAACCTTTGGTGATCATTCAGTTGAATGCGGTCATATAACTGGACGCTTAGATTTTCCTTTTATTAACCTAGAAAAAAACCTTTCAAAATTACTCGAATTATTTGGGCTTAATTTTGGAGCTGCCCACATTGAGTTTTTTGTTGTTGAAAACAATATATATTTAGTAGAAATAAATCCCAGGTTAGCTGGGGATTGTATCCCAGAATTAGTAGAGATAGCTACAGGGGTTAACATGGTAGACCATGTTGTACTCCAAGCTATTGGTGAACGTTTGGATATTGGTAATAAAAAAGAGAAATTTGCGTCCATTCAGTTCGCTCTGCCAGTATCTTTAGGGGAATATAAAAAAGTGACTGGGGTTGAAAAGGTTAAAGATACAAAAGGTTTTGTAAGAATGAGTATTAATAAATTGCCTTATATCTCAACGGGCATAAAAAGTAGTTACCATCGGTTAGGCTATATCATAACAAAAGGCGATACAAAAAAAGAGGCACAAATAGCTGCTAAAGAGGCTATTAATACCTTAGAATGGAGTGTTTCTAATGGATAA